From the Halomonas meridiana genome, one window contains:
- a CDS encoding inactive transglutaminase family protein: MSRLPFYFIVGLLLLVGIVASVHRHLQFEIPWFPGEQRQVWEIEAVINFNAQNGPVQVDLALPSHQAGFRVLTENTASSGYGLAYQADELGRQAQWTIRDAAGSQQLYYSVQMLVSPDSRSPVQTPPGIPSVTPWESPYDTAATQLIDRAWDRSANNATFARELILDINGERQGENARLLLTQMQPSALIVRLLNQAGVQAREVSGLLLEDGRRRQTLSSWIQVFDQDAEEWTLFNPATGEQGQPDNLLLWETGGRAVLEVQGGTNSRVSFSMLTHYQPASAAVRNHYSDDTLLNFSIHSLPLEEQALFQTILLIPIGALVVVFLRVLVGVKTSGTFMPVLIALAFIQTTLLTGLIGFLLIVAVGLIIRNYLSYLNLLLVARVSAVIITVIAIISIFTVLAYRMGLSAGLTVTFFPMIILAWTIERMSILWEEEGPKQVLIQGGGSLLTAVLAFLAMNNPWVRHITFNFLGVQLILMAFILLLGNYTGYRLLELRRFKPITEDEKPS; encoded by the coding sequence ATGTCACGGTTGCCATTTTATTTTATCGTTGGGTTGCTGCTGCTGGTTGGCATCGTTGCCAGCGTGCATCGCCATTTGCAGTTTGAGATCCCCTGGTTTCCAGGCGAGCAGCGCCAAGTATGGGAAATCGAAGCCGTCATTAACTTCAACGCCCAAAATGGCCCGGTGCAAGTCGATTTAGCCTTGCCGTCTCACCAAGCAGGGTTCCGTGTGTTAACCGAAAATACGGCGTCCTCTGGCTACGGGCTGGCTTATCAAGCCGATGAGCTTGGCCGCCAAGCCCAGTGGACCATTCGTGACGCTGCGGGCAGCCAGCAGCTTTACTACTCGGTCCAAATGCTGGTATCACCTGATTCTCGTTCGCCGGTGCAAACACCGCCGGGTATTCCGTCGGTGACTCCTTGGGAAAGCCCCTATGATACGGCGGCTACCCAGTTGATCGACCGCGCCTGGGATCGCAGCGCTAATAACGCTACCTTCGCTCGAGAGCTGATCCTCGATATCAACGGCGAGCGGCAAGGTGAAAACGCACGCTTGTTACTGACGCAAATGCAGCCTTCCGCATTGATCGTTCGCCTATTGAACCAGGCAGGCGTGCAAGCTAGAGAAGTCAGCGGCCTGCTGCTCGAGGACGGTCGCCGTCGTCAAACGTTGAGCAGTTGGATCCAAGTATTCGATCAAGACGCTGAAGAATGGACGCTGTTCAACCCCGCCACGGGCGAGCAGGGTCAGCCCGATAACCTGCTGCTATGGGAAACCGGCGGCCGCGCGGTACTCGAAGTGCAAGGCGGCACCAACTCTCGCGTCTCGTTCTCGATGCTAACCCATTACCAGCCGGCGTCAGCGGCGGTCCGTAACCACTACTCGGACGACACGCTGCTGAACTTCTCGATTCACAGCCTGCCACTAGAAGAGCAAGCACTGTTCCAAACGATTCTCTTGATTCCGATTGGCGCGCTGGTCGTGGTGTTCCTACGTGTGCTAGTGGGTGTGAAGACATCAGGGACGTTCATGCCGGTATTGATTGCACTGGCCTTCATCCAAACCACCCTGTTGACCGGTTTGATTGGCTTCCTGCTGATCGTTGCTGTTGGCTTGATCATTCGTAACTACCTCTCTTATTTGAATTTGCTGTTGGTGGCGAGGGTGTCGGCGGTCATCATTACGGTCATCGCCATCATCTCCATCTTTACCGTGCTGGCCTACCGTATGGGCTTGAGCGCCGGATTGACGGTCACGTTCTTCCCAATGATCATCTTGGCGTGGACCATCGAACGGATGTCGATCCTGTGGGAAGAGGAAGGCCCGAAACAGGTACTCATCCAAGGGGGCGGCAGCCTGTTGACCGCCGTACTGGCGTTTCTGGCGATGAATAACCCGTGGGTACGCCATATCACGTTCAACTTCTTGGGTGTGCAGCTCATTTTGATGGCGTTCATCCTGCTCCTGGGGAACTACACGGGCTACCGCTTGCTGGAGCTGCGTCGTTTCAAACCCATCACCGAAGATGAGAAGCCGTCATGA
- a CDS encoding ATP-dependent zinc protease: MRSGVLWLMAGLSMSFAGCAVTQPESNEPPPLSEASFNTRILELESSLAQRCEASTSMNEQQLNQQQVLTADVREVGSLLRQLRQDMASLEARGEEPVIIREECRVEEPEDNKTLLGRSEWVGLPSIGTYLKARVDSGANTSSLSAAEITRFERDGEDWVRFKLALNDDDIVVEQVRDEWIEAPIERRVKIVQASGEESRPVISLLMTLGPIRENVEFTLNDRTHLDYPVLLGRRFMMDIATIDVAETYLHDRPEFPGGAPSEDAADDEAADQDDTEE; encoded by the coding sequence ATGCGCTCAGGTGTTTTATGGCTAATGGCCGGTTTGTCGATGTCGTTTGCAGGCTGCGCGGTGACACAGCCAGAGTCAAATGAGCCGCCGCCGCTAAGCGAGGCTTCATTTAATACCCGTATCCTTGAACTAGAGTCCTCCCTTGCCCAACGATGCGAGGCCTCTACTAGCATGAACGAGCAGCAGCTCAACCAGCAGCAAGTGCTGACCGCAGATGTTCGTGAAGTCGGCAGTCTGCTGCGCCAACTGCGTCAAGACATGGCTAGCCTGGAAGCGCGTGGCGAAGAACCGGTCATCATTCGTGAAGAGTGCCGTGTCGAGGAGCCGGAAGATAACAAGACGTTGCTAGGCCGTAGCGAATGGGTGGGATTACCCAGCATTGGCACCTATTTAAAGGCGCGGGTGGACTCAGGCGCCAACACCTCGTCGCTCTCTGCTGCCGAGATCACTCGTTTCGAGCGTGATGGTGAGGACTGGGTGCGCTTCAAATTGGCGCTCAATGACGACGATATCGTCGTCGAGCAAGTGCGCGACGAGTGGATCGAAGCCCCTATCGAGCGCCGCGTCAAAATCGTCCAGGCCTCTGGCGAAGAGTCACGCCCGGTCATTTCATTACTGATGACGCTGGGCCCCATTCGTGAAAACGTCGAATTCACCCTAAACGATCGCACGCACCTAGATTATCCCGTGCTGCTAGGACGTCGCTTCATGATGGACATTGCCACCATCGATGTAGCTGAGACGTACCTGCATGACCGCCCTGAATTCCCGGGTGGCGCGCCCTCTGAAGACGCGGCTGACGATGAAGCGGCCGATCAAGACGATACCGAAGAGTAA
- the ectA gene encoding diaminobutyrate acetyltransferase codes for MSTPIKPFTPSAELARPTVADAVVGHAETPLFIRKPNADDGWGIYELIKACPPLDVNSAYAYLLLATQFRDTCAVATNEEGEVVGFVSGYVKDNAPDTYFLWQVAVGEKARGTGLARRLVEAIMSRPELDDVHHLETTITPDNQASWGLFRRLAARWQAPLNSREYFSTEQLGGEHDPENLVRIGPFQTNHL; via the coding sequence ATGAGTACGCCGATCAAGCCGTTTACACCCTCTGCCGAGCTGGCACGTCCCACCGTCGCCGATGCCGTAGTAGGCCACGCCGAAACGCCACTGTTCATCCGTAAGCCCAATGCCGATGATGGCTGGGGCATCTACGAGCTGATCAAAGCGTGCCCGCCGCTAGACGTAAATTCCGCCTACGCCTATTTATTATTGGCGACTCAGTTCCGCGATACCTGTGCCGTCGCCACTAATGAAGAAGGGGAGGTCGTTGGATTCGTCTCGGGTTATGTCAAAGACAACGCACCGGATACCTATTTTTTATGGCAGGTCGCCGTGGGTGAAAAAGCCCGGGGAACGGGCCTTGCGCGCCGCTTGGTAGAGGCGATCATGTCGCGTCCCGAACTGGACGACGTCCACCACCTCGAAACCACCATCACACCCGATAACCAGGCTTCCTGGGGATTGTTCCGCCGCTTGGCAGCACGCTGGCAGGCACCCCTCAACAGCCGGGAATACTTCTCTACCGAGCAGTTAGGGGGAGAGCACGACCCGGAAAACCTCGTCCGCATCGGGCCGTTTCAGACGAACCATCTCTAA
- a CDS encoding transcriptional repressor gives MTEANTLLQQAESQCHTRGVRFTPIRRRVLELIAENGGGLKAYDLLDQLSTEHAAARPPTVYRALEFLIEQGLVHRIESQNAYVACACPEHTHGFQLLICRQCGYVEELHLDEISDQLAALAKRQGFNVERQTIELQGLCQACRPTSNA, from the coding sequence ATGACTGAAGCCAATACGCTATTGCAGCAAGCAGAATCTCAGTGCCACACGCGCGGCGTTCGGTTTACTCCGATACGCCGCCGGGTGCTCGAGCTTATCGCAGAAAATGGCGGAGGGCTCAAAGCATACGACTTGCTGGATCAGCTCTCTACCGAGCACGCCGCTGCTCGTCCGCCCACCGTTTACCGTGCGCTGGAGTTTCTCATCGAGCAGGGGCTGGTGCACCGTATCGAGTCGCAGAATGCCTACGTGGCCTGCGCGTGCCCGGAGCACACCCATGGCTTCCAGCTGCTCATCTGTCGCCAGTGTGGCTACGTCGAAGAATTGCACTTGGATGAAATTAGCGATCAGCTGGCCGCGCTTGCGAAACGTCAAGGTTTCAATGTCGAGCGCCAAACCATCGAGCTTCAGGGCTTATGCCA
- a CDS encoding DUF3833 domain-containing protein, protein MNTLRKRLLALSLVSSFFLLAGCASVKVEEYANTTPRLDIAEYFTGQTRAWGMVQDYSGEVQRRFTVDITGTFEGDTLTLDESFVFADGETDQRVWEFERVDEHHWIGTANDVDGQVDARQYGHAFHMRYPLDIDVGGRTLSFTMDDWMYLQPDGRLINRTAMRKFGLTLGEITLVFEQVGR, encoded by the coding sequence ATGAATACCCTTCGCAAGCGTCTTTTGGCCCTATCGCTCGTTTCGAGCTTTTTCTTGCTCGCTGGCTGTGCCAGCGTCAAGGTCGAGGAGTATGCCAATACCACGCCCCGCTTGGATATTGCAGAGTATTTCACTGGCCAAACTCGCGCCTGGGGAATGGTGCAGGACTACTCGGGTGAAGTACAGCGACGTTTTACGGTAGATATTACAGGCACATTCGAGGGCGATACGTTGACGCTGGATGAGTCGTTCGTGTTTGCCGATGGTGAAACCGACCAGCGCGTTTGGGAGTTCGAGCGTGTCGACGAACACCACTGGATTGGCACAGCCAATGACGTCGACGGCCAAGTCGATGCTCGGCAATATGGCCACGCGTTTCACATGCGCTATCCCCTCGACATCGATGTGGGCGGACGCACGTTAAGCTTTACCATGGACGACTGGATGTACCTTCAGCCGGACGGTCGGCTCATTAACCGCACCGCCATGCGGAAATTTGGCCTGACGCTGGGTGAAATAACGCTGGTATTCGAACAAGTTGGCCGCTAG
- the ectB gene encoding diaminobutyrate--2-oxoglutarate transaminase yields MQTQTLERMESNVRTYSRSFPVVFTKAQNARLTDENGREYIDFLAGAGTLNYGHNNPHLKDAMIDYLSSDGVVHGLDMWTSAKRDYLETLENVILKPRGLDYKVHLPGPTGTNAVEAAIRLARVAKGRHNIVTFTNGFHGVTMGALATTGNRKFREATGGIPTQGASFLPFDGYMGEHADTLDYFEKLLNDKSGGLDIPAGVIVETVQGEGGINVAGLEWLKRLESICRAHDILLIVDDIQAGCGRTGKFFSFEHAGITPDIVTNSKSLSGFGLPFAHVLMRPELDKWKPGQYNGTFRGFNLAMVTATAALKKYWSNDTFARDVQRKARIVEERFQKLAALLTEHGMPATERGRGLMRGIDVVSGDIADKITSTAFEHGLIIETSGQDGEVVKCLCPLTIPDADLLEALDILEASVKSVINE; encoded by the coding sequence ATGCAGACCCAGACACTCGAACGCATGGAATCCAATGTTCGTACCTATTCACGTTCGTTCCCTGTTGTCTTTACGAAAGCACAGAACGCACGTTTGACCGATGAGAATGGTCGCGAATATATCGATTTTCTCGCCGGTGCCGGCACGCTGAACTACGGCCACAACAATCCGCACTTGAAGGACGCCATGATTGACTACCTGTCTAGCGACGGTGTCGTTCACGGCCTGGATATGTGGACCAGTGCCAAACGTGACTATTTAGAAACACTGGAAAATGTCATCCTCAAGCCCCGTGGGCTCGATTACAAAGTGCATCTGCCGGGTCCGACGGGAACGAACGCCGTCGAGGCAGCCATCCGTTTGGCGCGTGTTGCTAAAGGTCGCCATAATATTGTGACCTTCACCAACGGCTTCCACGGAGTGACCATGGGCGCACTGGCTACCACGGGCAACCGCAAGTTCCGTGAAGCCACCGGGGGCATTCCCACGCAAGGTGCCAGCTTCCTGCCGTTCGACGGTTACATGGGTGAGCACGCAGACACGCTGGACTACTTTGAAAAACTGCTGAATGACAAGTCAGGCGGTTTGGACATTCCCGCAGGCGTGATCGTCGAAACCGTGCAAGGCGAGGGCGGTATCAACGTCGCAGGACTGGAGTGGCTCAAGCGCTTAGAAAGCATTTGCCGCGCCCATGACATCCTGCTGATCGTCGATGATATCCAGGCAGGCTGTGGCCGTACGGGGAAATTCTTTAGCTTTGAGCATGCGGGCATCACACCGGACATCGTCACAAACTCGAAATCGCTGTCAGGCTTTGGGCTGCCATTTGCTCATGTATTGATGCGCCCGGAGTTGGATAAGTGGAAGCCCGGTCAGTACAACGGTACGTTCCGCGGTTTTAACTTAGCCATGGTGACAGCGACGGCAGCCCTGAAAAAGTATTGGTCGAACGACACCTTTGCTCGCGACGTGCAGCGCAAGGCGCGAATCGTCGAAGAGCGTTTTCAGAAGCTGGCGGCACTGCTCACCGAACATGGCATGCCAGCAACGGAGCGCGGTCGCGGTTTGATGCGCGGTATCGACGTCGTATCTGGTGATATTGCCGATAAGATCACCAGCACGGCCTTCGAGCATGGTCTTATCATCGAAACCAGCGGTCAGGACGGGGAAGTGGTGAAATGTTTGTGCCCTCTGACCATTCCGGATGCGGATCTGCTGGAAGCGCTGGATATTCTGGAAGCGTCAGTTAAGTCTGTTATAAACGAGTAG
- a CDS encoding ectoine synthase, whose amino-acid sequence MIVRNIEEARQTDRLVTAENGNWDSTRLVLANDGGNFSFHITRIFEGTETHIHYKHHYESVYCIEGEGEVETLADGKIWPIKPGDIYILDQHDEHLLRAHKTMHLACVFTPPITGNEVHREDGSYAPADE is encoded by the coding sequence ATGATCGTTCGTAATATTGAAGAAGCTCGTCAAACTGACCGTCTCGTTACCGCTGAAAATGGCAATTGGGACAGCACTCGCTTGGTGTTGGCCAACGATGGTGGCAACTTCTCGTTCCACATTACGCGCATCTTTGAAGGCACCGAGACGCATATCCACTACAAGCACCACTATGAGTCCGTTTACTGCATCGAAGGGGAAGGTGAGGTTGAAACCCTGGCAGATGGCAAAATTTGGCCCATCAAACCAGGCGATATCTATATCTTAGACCAGCACGATGAGCATCTGCTGCGCGCCCATAAAACGATGCACCTTGCGTGTGTCTTCACGCCGCCGATCACTGGCAACGAAGTTCACCGTGAAGATGGTTCTTACGCACCGGCCGATGAATAA
- a CDS encoding alpha-L-glutamate ligase-like protein, protein MSWLKNWTWPTRLRDKGIVGMNRRNIRYIGRYNARRLYPLVDDKLKTKLLAQQYGITTPELIGTVTTQFGVQHISDMLEGHSGFVIKPAKGSGGKGILVIEKVENGLFYKPSGASLTISDIERHVSNLLSGLYSLGGSPDVAVIETLINFDESLLEYTYEGVPDIRVIVFKGYPVMAMMRLSTAASDGKANLHQGAVGVGLNIATGAALRGVQFDRPCYSHPDTGHDLASLVVPQWETLLHLAAGCYEMTGLGYLGTDMVLDRKHGPMLLELNARPGLAIQMTNGEGLRRRLDLIERQPDNVPVAKRVAFAQHHFARKSELVETPDTPSATA, encoded by the coding sequence ATGAGTTGGCTGAAAAATTGGACGTGGCCTACCCGTCTTCGGGATAAAGGCATCGTGGGTATGAACCGGCGCAACATTCGCTACATCGGGCGGTATAACGCGCGCCGGCTCTATCCACTCGTGGACGACAAACTAAAGACGAAGCTACTGGCTCAGCAGTACGGCATCACCACCCCTGAACTGATTGGCACGGTCACGACGCAGTTTGGCGTTCAACATATCAGTGACATGCTGGAAGGCCATTCGGGATTCGTGATCAAACCCGCCAAAGGCAGCGGTGGTAAAGGGATTTTGGTCATTGAAAAGGTAGAGAATGGCCTTTTCTACAAGCCCAGCGGTGCTAGCCTGACGATCAGCGATATAGAACGCCACGTTTCCAACCTCCTCTCGGGGCTCTACTCCCTCGGTGGCTCCCCCGACGTGGCCGTGATCGAAACGCTGATCAATTTTGATGAGAGCCTGCTTGAGTACACCTACGAAGGCGTGCCTGATATTCGCGTCATCGTCTTCAAAGGGTATCCGGTCATGGCGATGATGCGCCTCTCCACGGCGGCCTCCGATGGCAAGGCGAACCTTCACCAAGGAGCCGTTGGAGTGGGGTTGAACATTGCCACCGGTGCAGCGCTGCGTGGCGTGCAGTTTGACCGCCCCTGCTACAGTCACCCCGATACGGGGCACGACTTGGCCAGTCTGGTCGTACCCCAGTGGGAAACGCTGCTGCACCTGGCGGCGGGCTGCTACGAGATGACCGGACTTGGCTACCTGGGCACCGACATGGTGTTGGACCGTAAACACGGGCCAATGCTACTGGAGCTCAACGCCCGCCCCGGTTTGGCGATTCAGATGACTAACGGCGAAGGCTTACGGCGTCGGTTGGACTTGATTGAGCGTCAGCCTGATAACGTACCAGTGGCGAAGCGTGTTGCTTTTGCTCAACACCACTTTGCGCGCAAGAGTGAGCTGGTCGAGACCCCTGACACACCTTCGGCAACGGCGTAG